A window from Salvia miltiorrhiza cultivar Shanhuang (shh) chromosome 2, IMPLAD_Smil_shh, whole genome shotgun sequence encodes these proteins:
- the LOC131009051 gene encoding uncharacterized protein LOC131009051 isoform X1 produces MRLELLQPYLNLSSRNSSWRQRDCSKFRSRVIIYVFIYGPSSWRMLYGLDMNSDKGILLAADNFGLLYMMSTPRSSRALTSQASASIRRVVSDGYPTGSG; encoded by the exons ATGCGTCTTGAGCTATTGCAACCGTATCTCAATCTGAGTTCAAG GAATTCTAGCTGGAGACAAAGAGATTGCTCCAAATTTCGCAGCAGGGtaataatatatgtatttatatat GGGCCTAGCAGTTGGAGGATGCTCTATGGTCTGGATATGAACTCTGACAAAGGAATTTTGCTTGCTGCAGATAATTTTGGGCTTCTCTATAT GATGTCGACGCCGAGAAGCAGCAGAGCCCTTACCTCTCAAGCCTCAGCGAGTATTCGACGGGTAGTGAGTGACGGGtatccgacgggtagcgggtga
- the LOC131008953 gene encoding UDP-glycosyltransferase 1-like, producing the protein MASHLNFILIPFMAPGHITPMINMAHSLSKHGVAAAIILTHFDAARFSSAIDPIRLLKIRFPSSEAGLPPACQSADTLPSHDLLPNFAAAIKMLQRPVRQMLRELHPTPSCIISDKLLTWTAATCDELQLPRIVFDGMNCFTQLVTHNLCVSNVYQTDQPFLVPGLPDRVELTRLQLPGFFNPGPKHVPGFREQVRETEASAYGVVVNSFEELEKSYFHEFRKVRGGKVWCVGPLSLCSSKNMVKEVSIDSDPCLKWLDGREPASVVYACLGSLSRPSPAQFAELALGLEASERPFILVAKGAEIWKWIGDEGIEERTRERGVFVRDWAPQEAILSQPGVGAFLTHCGWNSTLEGICAGLPMVTWPLFAEQFLNEKLVVGILEIGVGVGAKCVVHVGEEEGEKKVRRDGIKEAIEMVMDKGSEGCKRRKRAQEFAEIAKGAVREGGSSFLNVEDLIQDIHRFTKNKKQIDTAG; encoded by the coding sequence ATGGCCTCACACCTCAACTTCATCCTCATACCATTCATGGCGCCCGGCCACATCACCCCAATGATCAACATGGCCCATTCCCTCTCCAAACACGGCGTCGCCGCCGCCATCATCCTCACCCACTTCGACGCCGCCCGCTTCAGCTCAGCCATCGACCCCATCCGCCTCCTCAAGATCCGCTTCCCCTCCTCGGAGGCCGGCCTCCCGCCCGCCTGCCAAAGCGCCGACACCCTCCCGTCGCACGACCTCCTCCCCAACTTCGCCGCCGCCATCAAAATGCTGCAGCGCCCCGTCCGGCAAATGCTGCGGGAGCTCCACCCCACTCCCAGCTGCATCATCTCCGACAAGCTCCTCACGTGGACAGCCGCCACCTGCGACGAGCTGCAGCTCCCGAGGATCGTCTTTGACGGGATGAACTGCTTCACTCAGTTAGTCACACACAACCTCTGCGTCTCCAACGTTTACCAAACTGACCAGCCCTTCCTGGTGCCCGGCTTGCCCGACCGGGTCGAGCTCACCCGCCTGCAGCTGCCGGGATTCTTCAATCCCGGGCCCAAGCACGTCCCCGGTTTCCGCGAGCAAGTCCGGGAAACCGAGGCCTCTGCATATGGGGTGGTGGTGAATAGCTTCGAGGAGCTCGAGAAGAGTTATTTCCACGAGTTTCGGAAGGTGAGAGGCGGTAAGGTTTGGTGTGTAGGGCCTTTATCTCTTTGCAGTTCAAAAAATATGGTGAAAGAAGTCTCGATTGATTCTGATCCATGCCTCAAGTGGCTTGATGGTAGGGAGCCTGCTTCTGTTGTCTACGCTTGTCTCGGAAGCCTTAGCCGCCCGTCGCCTGCTCAGTTCGCGGAGCTTGCGTTGGGCCTCGAAGCGTCGGAACGTCCGTTCATTCTTGTGGCGAAAGGAGCAGAGATATGGAAATGGATTGGAGACGAGGGAATCGAGGAGAGAACGAGAGAGAGGGGGGTTTTCGTTCGGGATTGGGCGCCCCAGGAGGCGATCTTGTCGCAGCCTGGGGTGGGGGCGTTCCTGACGCACTGTGGGTGGAACTCGACTCTAGAAGGGATATGCGCGGGCCTCCCGATGGTGACGTGGCCGTTGTTTGCCGAGCAGTTTTTGAATGAGAAGTTAGTGGTTGGGATTCTTGAGATAGGTGTGGGAGTAGGTGCAAAATGTGTAGTGCATGTGGGAGAGGAAGAGGGTGAGAAGAAGGTGAGGAGAGATGGGATTAAGGAGGCCATTGAAATGGTCATGGATAAGGGAAGTGAAGGGTGCAAGAGAAGGAAAAGAGCACAAGAATTTGCAGAGATTGCCAAAGGAGCAGTGAGAGAAGGAGGGTCTTCCTTCCTCAACGTTGAAGACCTCATTCAAGATATCCATCGTTTCACCAAAAACAAGAAACAAATCGATACAGCAGGCTGA
- the LOC131009051 gene encoding uncharacterized protein LOC131009051 isoform X2 — MRLELLQPYLNLSSRNSSWRQRDCSKFRSRGPSSWRMLYGLDMNSDKGILLAADNFGLLYMMSTPRSSRALTSQASASIRRVVSDGYPTGSG; from the exons ATGCGTCTTGAGCTATTGCAACCGTATCTCAATCTGAGTTCAAG GAATTCTAGCTGGAGACAAAGAGATTGCTCCAAATTTCGCAGCAGG GGGCCTAGCAGTTGGAGGATGCTCTATGGTCTGGATATGAACTCTGACAAAGGAATTTTGCTTGCTGCAGATAATTTTGGGCTTCTCTATAT GATGTCGACGCCGAGAAGCAGCAGAGCCCTTACCTCTCAAGCCTCAGCGAGTATTCGACGGGTAGTGAGTGACGGGtatccgacgggtagcgggtga
- the LOC131008917 gene encoding pentatricopeptide repeat-containing protein At3g62890-like: MSSAKLSAFSAIRSSLNQKSASRSTITCSELETLLTQCRNPRLFYQILCQTICSGLIRDTYAASRVLKFSTDSPFVQIDYSHKIFTNIDNPNGFIWNTMLKAFVQRNRAEDAIFLYKSMLKNGFMSIDNYTYPILIQCCSLRFSELEGKEVHDHVVKMGFCGDVYVVNNLITMYSVCGRIGDARKVFDESPALDSVSWNSILAGYVSAGSVEDAKALYARMPKRNIIASNSMIVLLGRSGRLIEAHQLFDEMEEKDVVSWTAMISCYEQNMMYEEALDMFLAMCRKGISVDEVVLVSVLSACSHLVRARMGESVHGLVTKVGFESYVNLQNALIHMYSRWEDVSAAEKLFEAGCVLDMISWNSMISGYIKCGLVDKARELFDSMPEKDVVSWSSMISGNAQHGNFSEMLALFHEMQRGGVVKPDETTLVSVVSACAHLAALEQGKWLHAYIRKNGMKVNMILGTTLINMYMKCASVEEAMEVFDGMEEKGVSSWNALILGLAMNGQVERSLETFEEMKRRGMLPNEVTFVAVLGACRHIGLVEKGRECFDSMVKDYGIEPNIKHYGCLVDLLGRAGLLKEAEEVIDTMPMAADIATWGALLGACKKHGDKEMGERLGRKLIQLEPQHDGFHVLLSNIYASKGNWENVVEIREMMTRQGVVKTPGCSVIEAGGGVHEFVAGDRSHPRMREIEAMLAEMVRRLKSLGYAPGTDEVLLDIDEEEKETNLFRHSEKLAIAFGLFATAAPAPIRIVKNLRICSDCHQAAKLVSKAFDRVIVVRDRHRFHHFSSGSCSCNDYW; encoded by the coding sequence ATGAGCTCTGCAAAGCTAAGCGCATTTTCAGCAATCAGATCATCCCTTAACCAGAAATCCGCTTCAAGAAGTACAATTACTTGCTCGGAATTGGAGACTCTTTTAACCCAATGCCGAAATCCGAGGCTCTTTTATCAAATTTTATGTCAAACCATCTGCTCTGGTCTTATCAGAGACACTTATGCTGCTAGCAGAGTTCTCAAGTTTTCCACCGATTCACCCTTTGTTCAAATTGATTATTCTCACAAAATCTTCACAAACATCGACAACCCAAACGGCTTCATTTGGAACACAATGCTGAAAGCTTTTGTGCAACGGAACAGAGCAGAAGATGCAATCTTTCTGTACAAATCAATGTTAAAGAACGGTTTTATGTCCATCGACAACTACACCTACCCCATCTTGATCCAGTGCTGCTCTCTCCGTTTCTCCGAGCTCGAGGGGAAAgaggtgcacgatcatgtcgtCAAGATGGGATTCTGTGGCGATGTTTACGTGGTGAACAATTTGATAACTATGTACAGCGTGTGTGGGCGAATTGGCGATGCGCGCAAGGTGTTCGACGAAAGTCCTGCATTGGATTCGGTTTCTTGGAACTCAATATTGGCTGGATATGTTTCGGCGGGGAGCGTTGAGGATGCGAAGGCGTTGTATGCTCGAATGCCTAAACGGAATATCATTGCTTCTAACTCTATGATAGTATTGTTGGGGAGGAGTGGTAGGTTGATTGAGGCACATCAACTGTTTGATGAAATGGAGGAGAAGGATGTTGTGTCATGGACTGCTATGATATCTTGTTATGAGCAGAATATGATGTATGAAGAGGCCTTAGATATGTTCTTGGCAATGTGTAGGAAAGGAATTAGTGTCGACGAGGTAGTCCTCGTCTCCGTGCTCTCTGCTTGTTCGCATTTGGTGCGGGCGAGGATGGGGGAATCAGTTCATGGTTTGGTCACAAAAGTTGGTTTTGAATCTTATGTGAATCTGCAGAATGCTCTGATTCACATGTATTCGAGATGGGAGGATGTCTCTGCAGCAGAGAAGTTGTTCGAAGCTGGCTGTGTTTTGGACATGATTTCTTGGAATTCTATGATATCTGGCTACATCAAATGTGGGTTGGTGGACAAGGCTAGGGAGTTGTTCGATAGCATGCCTGAGAAGGACGTTGTGTCGTGGAGTTCAATGATATCCGGCAATGCCCAGCACGGCAATTTCTCAGAGATGTTAGCGTTGTTTCATGAGATGCAGCGAGGAGGTGTTGTTAAGCCCGATGAGACCACTCTGGTGAGCGTGGTCTCAGCGTGTGCCCACCTTGCTGCCCTCGAGCAGGGCAAGTGGTTGCACGCTTACATACGGAAGAATGGGATGAAGGTGAACATGATCCTCGGCACAACTCTCATCAACATGTACATGAAGTGTGCAAGTGTTGAGGAAGCTATGGAGGTCTTCGATGGGATGGAGGAGAAGGGCGTTTCTTCGTGGAATGCCCTGATTCTCGGCCTGGCCATGAACGGGCAGGTGGAGAGGTCGCTTGAGACGTTTGAGGAGATGAAAAGACGCGGAATGTTGCCAAATGAGGTAACTTTCGTGGCAGTTCTTGGTGCTTGCCGGCATATAGGTCTGGTGGAGAAGGGGCGTGAGTGTTTCGATTCTATGGTGAAGGATTACGGCATTGAACCCAACATTAAACACTATGGATGCTTGGTGGATCTTCTTGGGAGAGCCGGGTTGCTGAAGGAAGCAGAGGAAGTTATCGACACGATGCCTATGGCAGCCGACATTGCTACTTGGGGCGCTCTGCTCGGAGCTTGCAAGAAACACGGTGACAAGGAAATGGGGGAGAGGTTAGGGAGGAAACTAATCCAACTCGAGCCTCAGCACGACGGCTTCCACGTGTTGCTGTCGAATATCTATGCTTCCAAAGGGAACTGGGAGAATGTGGTGGAGATCAGAGAGATGATGACACGGCAAGGTGTGGTTAAAACTCCCGGATGCAGTGTAATCGAGGCCGGTGGTGGCGTGCACGAGTTCGTGGCCGGAGACAGATCACACCCGCGGATGAGGGAGATCGAGGCGATGCTGGCGGAGATGGTGAGGAGGTTGAAGAGCCTAGGCTATGCACCGGGCACGGATGAGGTTTTGCTTGATAtagatgaagaagagaaggaaACTAATCTGTTTAGACATAGTGAGAAACTGGCTATCGCCTTTGGCTTGTTTGCAACGGCTGCTCCTGCACCCATTAGAATAGTTAAAAATTTGAGAATCTGCAGTGATTGTCACCAAGCAGCAAAATTGGTGTCTAAAGCTTTTGATCGTGTTATTGTGGTTAGGGATCGACACAGGTTCCACCATTTCAGCTCTGGTTCTTGCTCCTGCAACGATTATTGGTAA